The genomic region CAACAAGTAACCTAAAATTAACGCGCCGACGATGTTAACGCCACCCAAACCACTCGCTAAAACAATTTGACCGGAACTGGCGTGACTGAATTGCCAGCGAAATTCCTGGAGAAAATCAGAGGTCGAACGGTTTTGGGTGCGACTGGCGCGAACTTGTAACTCGGGGAAGTGATAGACGATTTGACCGTCGGGACTGACTTCGGGACGTCCGTTAAAGCGGGTCAGTACGGGAAGCATATAATCTTCGTTTTCGCGGTCGTAATCGGCCCCGAGATCGTCGAGATAGGGGGCGATTTGTTCGGCGACGACGGCGCCGCGAGCGTTACGGATGGTAGCGGCAATTTCTTGCCAGCGTCGTTCTTCTAAATTGGCGTTAGGATTGCCATCGCCGAACAGGAAGGAAAAGACCGCCTCGAAAAAGTTCATTTCGTCGCGATCGCCACTGCTGACCCGTTGTTGGCGTCGCTGTTGGTAGCTGCGATAATTCGGATCGAAGAACCAAAATAAATCCGGTCCCCACCAAAAATGAGGCATGAAGAAGATGCCGCCACCGGAGCGAGAATTGCCGCTACTGCGATTGTCACCGTCGCGGTTGAGAGAGGACAAAATAATAAAAATGGTGACAAAAATCAGGACGATCGAAACAATTAAAATAATCCCGAATGAAATGCGGATCAGATAAAACAAAATCCGCCAAATTTTTTCCCACCACTGTTGAAGTTGCAAGCGGAAAAACTTTTGGCGGAGAACCGCTCGAAAATTTTGGGGAAACTGGTAAACAATATCCCCACTTTGAGCCACCTGCAAGTGACCGCCTGCTTCCGAGGCGAGTGCGAGCAGTTCGCGTTCCGCAAGTCGCACGTCCATCCCGACGTGAGCGGCGAGATCGCCGATGGTGGTGCGGTAGTCGAGCTGTTCTACCGCTTTCATGATGGTGGGATTTGGAGCCATGTTCAGCCCTCCCTCAAAATTGGCGCTTTATTTTCCAGTATAGGAGTTTTACGCTTTCCCTATAGCGATCGGGGGAGGCGATCGCCCGCGATCGGGTGCAGGTTAATGCTGTTCGTCGGACCATTGAGGGGGAAAGGAAGGATCGGGGAGACTGAAGGAATCTAAGCCGGAGCGATCGCCGCAAGAGGACACGGAAATTAAATCTTCGATATTGAGCAACATCGTTTTACAAATGTCGTCTAAGGGCAAATCGTTGGGGTCGTAATTAAACGGATTTTCAATTTCGACGCCAATTTCTTCGATGCCAAATAAGGTAAAACTAATTAAGGCGACGACGGGAATCGTCCAAGCGCTGAGGTCGCCGACGAGTTGAAAGGGTAAAGCGAGACAGTAAATTAATAAAATTTGTTTTAAATGAATGGTATAGGCGACGGGGATGGGAGTTTTTAAAATTCGCTCGCAAATTCCGAGAACTTCGACCATTGTATCGAGTAGTTTAAACAGGGCGGTGAGTTGATAAGTATTGACCCTGCCGAGATCGTGTTGTTTTTGCAAATAATCCCCGATCCAAAAAGCAATTTCCAAGGGGGGATGGTTCATGACTTGCAGTTTTTCATATTGGGCGGTAGACATTAATGCGGCCAATTCTGCATTGACGGATTCCCGGCGCAAGTGGAGTTTGACGGCGACGGCGAAGGCGACGAGTAGGCGCAAGACGGCGATTTTTTGGGTGCGATCGCCGTCGTTGGTTTCGGCGATCGCCACTAAGATTTGTCGCGAAAAGTTGCGAATGGTATTAACTAAGGTTCCCCAAGCTTTGCGACCTTCCCAAAAGCGAT from Oxynema aestuarii AP17 harbors:
- a CDS encoding bestrophin family protein encodes the protein MKPNNNEWLKIALGFKKSVLPAIWPRVLFCAVFAAAIAWLSTFEIPVSWPVLEGLVPNLVLGLLLVFRTNTAYDRFWEGRKAWGTLVNTIRNFSRQILVAIAETNDGDRTQKIAVLRLLVAFAVAVKLHLRRESVNAELAALMSTAQYEKLQVMNHPPLEIAFWIGDYLQKQHDLGRVNTYQLTALFKLLDTMVEVLGICERILKTPIPVAYTIHLKQILLIYCLALPFQLVGDLSAWTIPVVALISFTLFGIEEIGVEIENPFNYDPNDLPLDDICKTMLLNIEDLISVSSCGDRSGLDSFSLPDPSFPPQWSDEQH